In Quercus robur chromosome 11, dhQueRobu3.1, whole genome shotgun sequence, the following proteins share a genomic window:
- the LOC126704957 gene encoding uncharacterized protein LOC126704957, giving the protein MTVIDRKESLIFFIDRPGGTGKTFLYHIILATLRKAGHNAIATATSGIAATLLPSGRTTHSRFKIPLTPDASSTCSISKQSDLAELIRRATIIIWDEASMVLILGGDFRQVLLVVPKGIKAKMIDACIVKSPLWKDVKVLHLKQNMRSINDEEFAEYIQHIGEWIEPYIMDDLIKLPLSMAMQWEGQLSIYNLIDQVFPSLQEHANDARYMVDRALLTPINDVVE; this is encoded by the exons ATGACAGTTATTGATCGTAAGGAAAGCTTGATATTCTTCATCGATAGGCCAGGGGGAACTGGGAAAACATTTTTGTATCACATAATATTGGCAACCTTGAGAAAAGCCGGTCACAATGCAATTGCCACAGCTACATCTGGCATAGCAGCAACATTACTCCCTAGTGGAAGAACAACGCATTCCAGGTTTAAGATTCCTTTAACTCCCGATGCTTCATCTACTTGCtcaataagtaaacaatcagaCTTAGCTGAACTTATTAGACGTGCCACCATAATTATTTGGGATGAAGCCTCAATG GTGCTAATTTTGGGTGGAGATTTTCGTCAAGTACTTCTGGTTGTTCCAAAGGGTATAAAGGCAAAAATGATTGATGCATGCATAGTCAAGTCCCCATTATGGAAAGATGTTAAAGTGTTACATTTGAAGCAGAATATGAGGTCTATCAACGATGAAGAGTTTGCTGAGTATATACAACACATTGGTGaatggattgaaccatatataaTGGATGATTTGATTAAACTACCCCTTTCAATGGCAATGCAATGGGAGGGTCAGCTTTCTATATACAACTTGATTGATCAAGTTTTTCCAAGTTTGCAAGAACATGCCAATGATGCAAGGTATATGGTTGATAGGGCTTTGCTAACACCTATAAATGATGTTGTTGAATAG